The region ATGTATTCAATTACTCTTCAGCAGTAAAGAAATCATTATAAAGCATGTAAAGGTGAGCTGAACTCCAAGAGAAATTTGGTGCACCTTGTTGATCGCCAGTGAGTGGGTTGTAGTTTTCACGGATAGGACCGTCACCAACTAGACCATCAGCGTGATCAAAGAATGCACCTGCCATTTCAACCGCATCGTCACGATAGCCGTAGCTTTCCATACCTTTTAGGCCAAAGTAGAATTGGTCAACCCAAACACGTCCACGCCAATAGATATCAGGACCAAATGCAGGGCTAGATAGTGCAGCCGTACCTAATGGAATGTAAGTATTGAATTCAGAGGTATCCTTCATCACTTTAACAACAGCGTCAGCATTTGCTTGGGTTGCCGCTTTATTGAAGAGTGGTGACCAACCTTCAGGGCCTTTACCACGTTCAACAATTGGCTTACCCGCACAGCCGTTTGCTAATGGTTTGTCTTCAATACGGATATCGTAGAAGAAGCCTGTACCTTCATCAAACATACAAGTGTTGATGTAACTTGCTAACTTATCGGCTTTTTCACGGAACTCTTTTGCATCAGTATCTTTACCTAGGATATCAGCCATTTGAGCTAGATATTGGTTGTCACTGAACATGTAGCTTGCTTGGTCAACAGACTCTTGCAATAGAGAATAGCCTAAAAGCGTGCCATCTTTATCTCGATTTTGTGCGAACTTCACTTCCCAATCCGAGCGTTTACCACCATTTGCAACATAAGCGTCTAATTGATCTTTATCGATGAAACCAAAGGCTGCGGCATCATCACGGCCAGACTCCCAAGATGCTGCCGTTTGTGCAGGGATCTCAATGTGGTCATAGTTTCCAGATTTTATGATCTCTTGGTATTTATCTAGGCCAGCAAGTTCTTCTTTCTTATCACCACGCTCAACCGTAAACAACATATCGCCATTGTCTGTATTGTGTGCTTTATCGCGTGAAGCACCATACTCAGGAACACCGTTACCATTGTTATCACGATTACGTAACCACCAATCATGATAAGCAACTAATTTAGGGTACATTTCTTCTAACCACGCTTTATCTTCAGTGGTTTTGTACACTTCCATTACTGCCCATGCAGCAAGACTTGGTTTTGTGTTTCGTTCATTCCAGTTACCACCGTCACCGCCACGCTCAAGGCTTGTGTTGTAGGCTAATAAATCAGGAATAAAACCGGCATCCCAAGGACGAACGGTATCATCTGCTTGAATTTGATACGCAAACATAGCACGAATATTGTCTTTTGCTACTTCTGGGTTGAAGTGCGCCATTGCATACGCTTGTTTCCATGTATCCCAAGGCCATGTTTGGTTACCTGAGAACCAACGAGCGGTTACAGATGGTGTTACAGAGTCAAACTCCATTGCACCCGCAGCACCGCGCCAGTTACCATTAAGCGTTTCCATTGCTTTTACTGCAACGCGCTCTTGTTCTGAGGTTGCATTTGGGTTGGTTAAGCCTTTATCAAGGTATTCTTCCCAACGTTTTTCAGTCGCAACTAAATATTGATTCGGATTTGCTAGAATGTCGGTGATTTTAGCTTGTTCTGCTTGGTTTTCTTCAGCAGTTAATACATGAGAATACGTAGTATAAATTGTAGTGGATTGCTCAATGCTTGCTGTAGAGGTAAAGCTCAAACCATCAACGGTAGTTGTCGTAGGAATAGATTTATGAACTTGGTACTCTGAGTCGCCTGATGTTAATAGAGACCAAGTGGCACGAACCTCACCAAAAGTGACTTTTA is a window of Aliivibrio wodanis DNA encoding:
- a CDS encoding putative lipoprotein; this encodes MNLKISALAVATALFAVGCAQTSPTDLNSTELKAAQFKDVIDRTGSPEYMRDYDFDDHQRFNPFFDMGSWHGHLLPDNDDGMGGFPGTALLTEEYINFMANNFDRLSVFKDGKKVEFTMEAYSLPGALVQVLSSDDVKVEMTLRFATNRTSLVETKITTNSPVELVWDGELIEGNHAKEEKSQSDKTIAEAYPDYDRQIEATDDGLKVTFGEVRATWSLLTSGDSEYQVHKSIPTTTTVDGLSFTSTASIEQSTTIYTTYSHVLTAEENQAEQAKITDILANPNQYLVATEKRWEEYLDKGLTNPNATSEQERVAVKAMETLNGNWRGAAGAMEFDSVTPSVTARWFSGNQTWPWDTWKQAYAMAHFNPEVAKDNIRAMFAYQIQADDTVRPWDAGFIPDLLAYNTSLERGGDGGNWNERNTKPSLAAWAVMEVYKTTEDKAWLEEMYPKLVAYHDWWLRNRDNNGNGVPEYGASRDKAHNTDNGDMLFTVERGDKKEELAGLDKYQEIIKSGNYDHIEIPAQTAASWESGRDDAAAFGFIDKDQLDAYVANGGKRSDWEVKFAQNRDKDGTLLGYSLLQESVDQASYMFSDNQYLAQMADILGKDTDAKEFREKADKLASYINTCMFDEGTGFFYDIRIEDKPLANGCAGKPIVERGKGPEGWSPLFNKAATQANADAVVKVMKDTSEFNTYIPLGTAALSSPAFGPDIYWRGRVWVDQFYFGLKGMESYGYRDDAVEMAGAFFDHADGLVGDGPIRENYNPLTGDQQGAPNFSWSSAHLYMLYNDFFTAEE